The genomic stretch TATTCCTAAAAGTGGAGGCTGTCTGTAGAACCGGCATCGCCTTCAACATATAAAATGCCGACTGTGGAGCAGGATCAACATTCAAGAGATTTGGAGGAAAATAAAAATGTTTTTTTTACACAAAAACCTAGTACAGCGTGGCGTAAGTTTCACACTGCTTATACGAATGCAGGCAACAAAATGCCTTGTGAAAATTGGAAAAGCGACTCTCAAAAGTATAGGGCAATTTACGCCCGACTGTACTAGCCAGCAACATGTTATCATAATAGCATGTTGCGCCCTATCCTTCTCTTCAGCCTTCGCAGCACCGCCCGTATTCCCTGTTGGAGTGACAATTCATAATGATCTTGAGGCGTATCAAGGTTACACCATTTTCACTTCATACGCAGAAAAACGAGTGATCTTAATTGATATGGATGGAAATGAAGTTCACACCTGGGATTATGACGGTAAATTAGGAGACAATCCTAAGCTGTTGGACAATGGAAATATTCTTACGGCTTACAATATACCTCCTAGCACAGGCCAAGTAGGTGTCGCCCTTGTTGAGCTTGACTGGGAAGGAAATATTGTCTGGCAATTTCATGATGACGATTATGCTTATCTGCACCATGACTTTGAAAAGAATAAAAACGGGAACTACCTGATATTAGGTGCTAGAATCCAGTATCTTCCATTAATATCGCCAAACAATAAAATACAAAATGATTTTATTATAGAGGTTGACTCTGCGGGTAATATAATATGGGAATGGTTCACCTCAGATCATTTTGATCAATTTGGATTTTCTGATGAAGCTGAGCAAATAATCCAGAAAGGAACACAAGACCTAGAAGATAAATCTGATATTTTCCACACCAACTCCATTCAATATTTGCCGGAAAATAAATTTTATGATCAAGGAGATATGCGATTTAAACCTGGAAATATCTTAGTAAGTCAAAGGAGTACCAATATAGTTTTTATCCTTGATAAGGATTCTGGAGATATAGTATGGAAGCTTGGGCCGGAGGACAACATCACTATCGGTCAGCATAATGCAAATATGATCCCAAAGGGCTATCCGGGTGCCGGAAATATTTTGCTCTTTGACAACGGCGGCAAAGCCGGATATCCAGAGGAAACCAGACCCTGGTCCAGGGTAATCGAAATCAATGACGAAAAAAATATTCAATGGGAATATAGTTCAGTTCAGAATGTGCAGTCCGCGTGGCATTTTTATAGTTTCAACAGGAGCGGGGCTCAGCGATTGCCCAATGGCAACACCTTGATTTGTGAGGCCACTTCTGGAAGGATATTTGAAGTGACAGTTGATGGTGAGATTGTTTGGGAATATTTTAATTCCTATGTGACACTTCCTTCTGAAAGACCGATCTATCGGGCCTACAGGGTTAACGTAAACTGGCCCGAAAAGAATGTTGAATCGAAAAGCTCAAATTCTTCCGGTGCTGAGTATAACTATAATTTTTCGCCGTTTAACTCACCAATAGTTTGGTAAATACTTCTTAAGTAATAGAATTCAAACCATTACAACCCCTGAGATTTGCTTGTATTTTCCCGTTACTGATCCAACATGATTGATATATGATGATAAAAATAAAGAAAATTTCTTTCGCTTTATTATTTTCTCTAGGCATCAACAGTGCAGTTCTTGCAGAGAACAGCATAATCTCTGATTCTCCATTCGGATTCACCCCAGCAGCTGTCATCCCTCCATTTCAATACGGCCTGAACAATCCATACACGTTTGCAGCGGATTTAGGAGTTCGATGGGATCGATCGCTCAATTTTGTCTGGACACGTATTCAGCCTGAGTTAACAAGAAATCAATATTATTGGATACATGAAAGGCAGCTGTCGAGTGTCCCAAAACAAATCCGTTTGATAGC from Candidatus Electrothrix communis encodes the following:
- a CDS encoding arylsulfotransferase family protein; this encodes MFFLHKNLVQRGVSFTLLIRMQATKCLVKIGKATLKSIGQFTPDCTSQQHVIIIACCALSFSSAFAAPPVFPVGVTIHNDLEAYQGYTIFTSYAEKRVILIDMDGNEVHTWDYDGKLGDNPKLLDNGNILTAYNIPPSTGQVGVALVELDWEGNIVWQFHDDDYAYLHHDFEKNKNGNYLILGARIQYLPLISPNNKIQNDFIIEVDSAGNIIWEWFTSDHFDQFGFSDEAEQIIQKGTQDLEDKSDIFHTNSIQYLPENKFYDQGDMRFKPGNILVSQRSTNIVFILDKDSGDIVWKLGPEDNITIGQHNANMIPKGYPGAGNILLFDNGGKAGYPEETRPWSRVIEINDEKNIQWEYSSVQNVQSAWHFYSFNRSGAQRLPNGNTLICEATSGRIFEVTVDGEIVWEYFNSYVTLPSERPIYRAYRVNVNWPEKNVESKSSNSSGAEYNYNFSPFNSPIVW